GTCTTCCAAAATTGATTTAAGTGTTTAAAAGGCTAACTgggcataagagtaacttGAATtcgagtgcacgtatttctaagagccgggggcagggtgtttaattgaattctttttattttagcggtttattaatttattattcttggataatcaggcaccagaagTCCAATTAACCCACAgaagggaccttcgaagggtccagctagctcggaccagctgtgagtggacttttctttcttaaaagattttataattatattttctatttgatcttgaataagtgataTAACATGAACTTTATTGAGAAAtatctttacttttttttataaaaatttagctgaataaacAGATTGGAGATTCTTGATACAAAAAATAGTAATTTAACTCAGATTTACCAGAGTACATAGGATATTAGATTTTATCAGAGATAGTtattttagaccaccatgtacccaccctctatttggtgattacccagagttggaccgatgtctacggacatctagtccgatttcagtttatgtcagtgcacttgacttcgcctcacgagtttcggagACGCTCGGACTGTGAGTGCCAAGATTTGTGGCTCGACAGACTTGGTGTcctgagacctgccaggattgcggctcggctgactctgtgtccccgagacctgccaggattgcggatcaggctgactacggtcccctgcatcctgccagagaggctcgagtcgacttggtgtcatcaagacttgccggcggatcaggctgatcatagttccctgatttcgccagtttgcggctcggggaGCCTGCGTGACgctcgagacctgccaggggaattgatggttattacaggggtacaattaagtggcagttttaaaggattttaagcTTTTTAATGCAGTTATTGTTTCACTCATTTATATCAGTACCTTCGATACTCATAGATGTGTTATACCGATATATCTTTGTTCAATTACGTGAgcatttatataattatattcatCTATGTTTATTTGAATGTCTCAAGTTTGATTATGATCAAATCATAGCTTTTATATCCCTATGTAtttcaaacgggggttattatgttctaaattgttttcccgaacattatttttgtccactcacaattttaaccttatttttcgcccccaggccgtagaagtacgaaGGAAACCACTCGGGCCATCTTCCCAGGTATCGccccaccaccaaagtgtaggATCTCGTTGTAAATTTCTTATAGTTCTATAAATTGTatagaaatgctctgatatcttgttGAACATGAGAAACTGGAGTTGAGACCTGTTGGTTGAGTTagtctggcagttggtgtgttatttgagactgtttgacaggtggaagactttgggtttggtcaaaatacagggaagactctgccgaattttcagcagaagtctaagggaagttttaaaaagaatttggaaagagaagggtaaaaaggtcattcaTGCCCGACAtgcgccaggtgtcggacatgcacaggatacggctcggattccaaagcgaaaattgggtcgggtcctgtcatccggactcaaattttaaatcctcagctttattaaattgtttaagaatggtttaagtctaatttttttttaatggataacttttcttcattcaatctttttaaataacctcataattacattttttgaacagtttgacctaaaaaaattgaaattccataaatataattttattccaaaagaaaacacacaacataattctaaaagaaaacacacaacataattctaaaagaaaacacacaatACTTCAAATTCACCATACATGAAACCCAATAGGAATAAACTAATAACCACCATCGTGGGGGCTTGGATAATAGTCCCTTTAGTTATCTTCAGAATTAACGGTAGACTGTTGACCTTGTGCATGTTCTTGCATAATTTTATCTTGTTTATCCCCCAatacttcttctttcttggagTAAATTTGGACACATCCATggacattattttttgttcttgggcttcCTTATCTTGTTGCTTCTGATACGCATAAGCATCAACTTGATCTTGGACAAACTTGTCCAATATGATGAGCTTTTGTCTCCTATCCTCCTTGAAAACAATACCTTGCTCAACCAATGATTCCAAGTACTTATCCCTTGTTTGTTGAGAAGGGTCAGCcatcttcccttttttttttttgcagccTTTTGTTTATCTCGCCCCTCAGGCCTTGGACTAGGCATGGTGATATCGTTTGCATCGTTATCCAAATTCACCATACTTGCACTAGCTCTAGAAGAACATTGTGTGAGAGGCTCATTTATATCGTTCCACTTTGGGCAATCTTTTAAGATTTCCCAAGCATGGTACAACTTGAAAGGCCTATTTGGAGGCTTTTTATCATAAGAAATATCTTTTTCGCATACATGTCCTAcgtatgaaaaaataaatttaagtttggagttgaataaaattacaaatataaatttaaagctttAATAAGAATGATTACTTAGTGGGTTCGTATTGGCTTTAGTCAATCGTGTCTTCCAAAGAGAACGTTGTTGGTTGATAGTCTTGAATCAAAAAGCAATGGCTTGATATGTTCGTTGCTCAGGTCCACTAATGCCCGGATCATTTTTCAGAAACTTTTGATATACACGCTTCCAAAATGTGTTGCTTGCTTGATTGGTGCCAATAGGCCCATCTTCACTGATAGAAACCCACCCTTTGCACAATACCTCATCTTCTTCGGGCCTCCAATTCACACATCTTTGAGATTTTGGGGACATCTTCAACAAGAATGAAAGGAGATTGATGAGATTgataaaggaaaaataaattgagaaatagataaaatatttttggttgaTTATTTGGGAAATGGatgggtatttatagagtttggagtgagttttggggttgaatCTGATctagattaatttaaacaatctTAGAtcaaaagaagaggaaaataatagaaaaaaataatcaaatattttattattctgcATTGTAATTACAGAATTACCCTTGAAAATCCCTAAGGAAACGATTGCTCCTTTTCGTTCTCTTGTTTGGTCAGCCTCTCTGTTACACTTTCAACTTCTCTCCGGTGCCTCTTTATCTCTCCGCATCGCGGCATAGCTGAACCGCAAAGTAAGTAAATTTATCTTCCTCTTTCCCTTGTTATCTATATCGTTGCCTCTGCCTCTAAAATTAAAACCTATGAAGtgttatttttctcatttttacATCACTCATAAATACAGGAGCTTATATCATTCTGATACAgattcaatataaaaaaaattcttcaacTCTTTTATGGGGTTTTCTTCTGAACTTACTGTTTGTCACGTCTTCTGTAGCTTATTTCTGTTAATGGGTTCTTAAGATTTGATTCAATATAGTTGCTAGGCTTATCACTCTATTTGGGATATTGAGTTTTGAGGAGCAATGTGATTTTAGCTGAGGGATTCAGGAACAAAAGGAGAAACggaaagaaaatttattttggtaTTGGTAATGAGGAAAATTGCATACTTTTGCATCATTTTGGAGCTTAAGAGGGTTTTGTAGCTCCTCATATCAGATTTTGTAATTGGGATATGGCACTAACTTTTACTTAAATTGGTAGGTAGGACAATTGTTATTGAAATCATACCATATGTTTTGGAAGAAGTGAGTAGGTGCAGATGTCTGTGCTGGAATCAAAGTGATTCTATTCTAACATTGGATGTTGTTTAAACTTACAGTGGACTTAGTTCAAATGAATTTGCTTTAGCAAACTTGCAGTTTAGCGTATGATTTATCCCTTCCAATTTTGATTTGCACCATCATATTCTTGCAGGTGCCCCCATTACTTTTAGAGTCCTTAAGTAAGAAAATAGTGGGATTAAAAGTATAGCTTAGAGCAACGACTAGGGTGGAGGTAGAGGTAGAAAAAGGGAAGAATGGCAGCCAAGACAATGATGGTGCGTCCTTACGTGTTATCAGCCTCGGCACTAAGTCGTGCTCTGCCATATTTATTTGCTGGGCTGAGGAAAAAACAGTTGGTATTTGAGACTCAAAGTATCAGATTGGTGAATAGCACAGCAAGCAGCAATGAATGTAGGAACAATCTGAGACTGGAGCAATATGGTGGTTTGAGGAGATTCAGTGCTCGAGCCACAAACTTCAACAATGCTGGCACTTTCGACTCCCCCCTCATGCAATCCATGGAGAACAAAATCAAGGAACAGCTAAATGCTGAATCGGTTAGTGTAAAAGATGCTAGCGGGGATGGTCGGCATGTGAGCATTGATGTTATCTCTTCATCCTTTGAAGGACAATCGGCTGTAAATAGGCAGAGGATGGTGTACAAAGCCATATGGGAGGAACTTCAGACCACAGTGCATGCAGTTGATCAGATGACTACCAAAACCCCAAGTGAAGTTGATCAGATGACTACCAAAACCCCAAGTGAAGTTTCTCCTCAGAAGTGATATATATCATTCTTTGAATCTTGAAGATCAATAAGATGCTACGCTCCCTCTGTGGAGTTTCCTTACTGCATTTCTTATGTAACCTCTAATAAGACCTTTATCTGTGAATGTTTTGGATTTATCATCATTGGCACTAGGCCGCTGGTTAAAATAGGTGCAGCCATTTCTGGATTGTGATATTTTGAACTAGTTTTAACGTAGTATTTGGTTCTGGATAAGTCTAACATCACAGAAAGTAAAGAGCAAAAAGATTTCCAATCACTGAATCAGGCTACCAAGCCAAATATTTATTGTCAatatcattattttttatcCGATACAAACGATATTGAGAAAGAAGGAATCGGACACAAGACTTCCGGCTAAGAACGAAATGTCATTTGAGTTCAAGCTTATGAGCTTGGTTTATTGTTAACTATTGATATCAGATTCACCATTAACTTTTGGTGCTCCTTCAATTATTGCAACAACACGTATCGTTGTCGATGCATCCACCATTGATGTTTCCGCCATATTGTTGAATGCAGGTTAAGATACAGGATTGCTTTGAGCAGTTCATAATTGGAATAGTAGGGAAGGAGCATGTTTGTGCCTCTCCTTGCATTTTACCTAAATAtccaccccaaaaaaaaaagaaaaaaggttaAGACATGTGAAGCCATAAACCAAGCATGAATTCAGATTGTGAACCAAAAAGcctaatatatttattatatataaaaaaggacATGCATATACCAAGAGAGAAAACCAAGAGAAGCAAAATAAGCATAGGGAAAAAAGCTGACTGGCCCTTCATCTCTGTCTTTGAGAAcaagtatgaaaaatatgtactCAGCGGTCACAGTGCTAATAACCTGCGAGCTCTCCTCGATCTCTCTGTCTTCTTTTATAACAATCTTAAGGCTAATAGTCATCCCTTCCACACACTGGCAGTCAAACTCTTCTAATCTCCTAGATTCTCAATTAATGATACATATACATTGGTCATGATTTGCATCCCTAAAGGGAGATTTGAATGTGACCTGTAACATTTTGTATTTTGCAATCTTTGGATTCGTATGACTGCCATTTATGGTTGCCCATTAAAGGGATTACTATATGGTTGGGATTCGGATCCTCAGCTAGGATCTCCTTACCTTCTTTTCTCTATGCCACTTCACTAAGGCAGATCACTCAAAATTGGCACATTCGTCGTATAACTACCTAAAAATGTAAAAGgagattttattaattaaattgggtTAAAGAGTTTAtatagtaataataatttagaaaaataatatcatCTAGTAAAGCGGAATGTTCCATGttatatatttcttaattGAAAATGTTTGTTGATcgtatttttatatattaataatcGGTGGAGAACTcgaattaaatataaatcacACTAGACCATTAGTTAATAAGTCACTTTTATCGTATTTCCGACCGTCGAAATAAGTTTGCCCGAAACTAATCCAAACAAAGCGGTTAGGTTTGGCCCGTTTGGGGTTCGGCCTAATCGACAGTTTACAATAACCCTTGGGTTTAGTTCTTGTACAATTTAATTGATAACCGGCCCTTTTCACCTATATACTGCAATACATACATTACGATCATAAAAGGATGAGACAACTCAGGTGCTCGAGTTTACACGTAGCTTTTTAAGCAAAAAACGACGACACCAATGAGAAAGCTATCTTATCTTGCATCCCAAGAAAATGGCAAGTCTTACCTCAGTTTTCTCGCGCCCTAATTAACCCGCCCATCCAAATTGTCACCTGCCTTGCACCAGCCTGCTTAATATTTCCAGCAGGCCCAGTTAGGATTTTTAAGaaatgtctaatttttttagataTATGTCGTCATTCCATTTCCTTTACTTGATTCTTTCCCTTCCTTGGAAAGtgacttaaaacaatgtcaccAAGAAAACATTATTCCACCGCACaacctttttttatatcaaattttCCCCTTAATGTGGGTGTTAGTAatattgaaagagaaaatttaaaataattttaaggGACCAATGGGCAGCTAATATGTTTTTGGTTCATAATGTCATTTAAGCAAAGCAAAAGTCTGTAACAAAACAATGCTTAGGGAAAAGTTAAGGAAAGACAAATGATTGTTCTTCATTTGTGCAGCATACATACCGGTTGTAATTAGCTGGAAGAATGAATGAAAACTCTATCATCAACAAATATCATGAATGAGGAATTCAATCGGGTCGCTATGAGTGCGTTGGAATGTGCTTCACGCGCTCCCTCTCCTTCTACGTTCTCTTGCCCAACTCTTTTAGATTCAATTGGCTCGAAGGCGACTGCATCTCCTGGTTTCACGTTTTCGGCTCACCGGCCTACCAAGAGTGTCATGAAGGATGGTTCGTCCAAACGATTCCGTTCTGAGGATTTTGCGCCTCCTGAAGGCGATGATGGTGGCATGGATTAGTCCGATCAGATCCCTTCCATGCTAGAGGTCAATTTCAAAGATAAGTTACTAAGCTCTTCTTGTTTTGAATATACTGAAGGAATGGAGAAGGATGGTTTCTCCATTGAATCTGGTGATTATAAAGTTGAAGATTCTCCATATGGTCATTCAATTCGTTTTTCTGAACATGTTAAGAATTAGATCTATAGACCTTGGAGAAATTCTGTGATTATCCAATTTGTAGGGAAGACTCATACCTATAATTTTGTCTTTGCACGTCTGAAGCAGCGCTGGAGACTTAAGGGACCAACGCAATTAGTTGCTTTAGACAAtgggttcttcattgtttgttttgttcttgagGAGGATTTGTTGTATGTGTTAACTGAGGGTCCTTGGGTAGTAGCAGGGCAGTATGTTTCTGTTAAAAAACGGAGACCTGACAAGGCTATGTATAGGGGAGTTCTGGTTAAAGTTCAGGCTAAACCTTCTGCTTGGAAAAGTCAACTGCTTTCTATAGCTAGAAGAATCACTTTAATCCAATCTGTTGCTTCTTCTATGTCTCTATATACTATGCAGACGGCCAAGCTTCCTCAAGCTCTTTGTGAAGATCTTGACAAATCTTCTAAAAGTTTAGGCAGAGGATGGTGTACAAAACCACAGTGCATGCAGTTGATTAGATGCAGGCATGTACCTACTAACATGCTAACCTGGGCTAAACCCCAGGCATCTTGTTTTTTAATAGACTAAATTAATATTCTAGCCTAGGTCatctaaataaaatattattaattaatccCATTAGGACTAGGCTAACcacttaaataaaatattattaactaATTCCATTAGGACTAGGCTaaccaacaaataaataaaaagaacaaaattagcAGAAACATATTacttgattgattgatttgttTAGTGATAACTCTTCCTGTGTCTACAACAACAACAGAATGAGCATTTTCATGTACGAGACTTATTCAAAATCGACTTCGGAATGAGATAGGTGATGAGTTTCTTGCTAATTGTATGCTACATCATATTGAAAGAGAATTTGCTGATAATATAGATAATGAATCAATAATTAGTGATTTTAATGCTATGAAGACTTGAATGGTGCAACTTATATAAGTGTTTTTTGAGGGGTAAGACTCATTATGTCccccatttatttttttgttattaatgaaatttactcATACCGTTGAGTTTTCAATAGGTTTGTATATAAGGTAAATTTAGTCCACGCTATTTTGAAATCCTGGGTCTGTCCCTGATTAGATGACTACCAAAACCCCAAGTGAAGTCTCTCCTCAGAAGTGATGTATATCATTCTTTGAATCTTGAAGATCAATAAGATGCTACGCTCCCTTTGTGGAGTTTCCTTACTGCATTTCTTATGTGACCTCTAATAAGACCTTTATTTGTGAATGTTTTGGATTTATCATCATTGGCACTAGGCCGCTGGTTAAAATAGGTCCAGCCATTTCTGGATTGTGATATTTTTGAACTAGTTTTAACGTAGGATTTGGTTGTGGATAAGTCTAACATCACATAAagtaaagaataaaaagattTGCAATCACTAAATCAGGCTACCAAGCCAAGTATTTATTGTCAATATCATTATTTTTTACCCGATACAAACGATattgagaaagaagaaattggACACAAGACTTCCGACTAAGAACAAAATGTCATTTGAGTTCAAGCTTATGAGCTTGGTTTATTCTTAACTATTGATATCAGATTCACCATTAACTTTTGGGGCTCCTTCAATTCTTGCAACAACACGTATCGTTGTCGATGCATCCGCCATTGATGTTTCCGCCATATTGTTGAATGCAGGTTAAGATACAGGATTGCTTTGAGCAGTTCATAATTGGAATAGTAGGGAAGGAGCATGTTTGTGCCTCTCCTTGCATTTTACCTAAATatccacccaaaaaaaaaaaagaaaaaaaaaaaggttaagaCATGTGAAGCCATAAACCAAGCATGAATTCAGATTGTGAACCAAAAAGcctaatattatatataaaaaaggacATGCATATACCAAGAGAGAAAACCAAGAGAAGCAAAATAAGCATAGGGAAAAAAGCTGACTGGCCCTTCATCTCTGTCTTTGAGAAcaagtatgaaaaatatgtactCAGCGGTCACAGTGCTAATAACCTGCGAGCTCTCCTCGGTCTCTCTgtcttattttataacaatctTAAGGCTAATAGTCATCCCTTCCACACACTGGCAGTCAAACTCTTCTAATCTCCTAGATTCTCAATTAATGATACATATACATTGGTCATGATTTGCATCCCTAAAGGGAGATTTGAATGTGACCTGTAACATTTTGTATTTTGCAATCTTTGGATTCGTATGACTGCCATTTATGGTTGCCCATTAAAGGGATTACTATATGGTTGGGATTCGGATCCTCAGCTAGGATCTCCTTACCTTCTTTTCTCTATGCCACTTCACTAAGGCAGATCACTCAAAATTGGCACATTCGTCGTATAACTACCTAAAAATGTAAAAGgagattttattaattaaattgggtTAAAGAGTTTAtatagtaataataatttagaaaaataatatcatCTAGTAAAGCGGAATGTTCCATGttatatatttcttaattGAAAATGTTTGTTGATcgtatttttatatattaataatcGGTGGAGAACTcgaattaaatataaatcacATTAGACCATTAGTTAATAAGTCACTTTTATCGTATTTCCGAGTCGAAATAAATTTGCCCGAAACTAATCCAAACAAAGCGGTTAGGTTTGGCCCGTTTGGGGTTGGGCCTAATCGACAGTTTACAATAACCCTTGGGTTTAGTTCTTGTACAATTTAATTGATAGCCAACCCTTTTCACCTATATACTGCAATTACATACATTAAGATCATAAAAGGTGAGGATTAAATGAGGGGGGGACGCGGCTTCGCGTGGCTTCGCGGATGAGACAACTCAGGTGCTCAAGTTTACACGTAGCTTTTTAAGCAAGAAACGACGGCATCAATGAGAAAGCTATCTTCTCTTGCATCCCAAGAAAATGGCAAGTCTTACCTCAGCCTTCTCGTGCCCCAATTAACCCGCCCCTCCAAATTGTCACCTGCCCAGCACCAGCCCTTGCTTGATTCTTTCCCTTCCTTGGAAAGTGACTTAAACCAATGTCACCAAGAAAACATTATTCCGCGGCACAAcgtttttttatatcaaattttCCCCTTAATGTGGGTGTTGGTAATATTCaaagagaaaatttaaaataattttaaggGACCAATGGGCAGCTAATCTGTTTTTGGTTCATAATGTCATTTAAGCAAAGCAAAAGTCTGTAACAAAACGATGCTTGGGGAAAAAGTTAAGGAAACACAAAAGTCTGTATACCGATTGTAATCAACTGGAAGAAAGAATGAAAACTATGtcataaacaaaatttaattccTTATAATTTCCAATCTCATCAAAATTTACATTTCccgaataaaaataaaaataaacccaaaaaacccaccagaaaaatattttaaaaaaaagtagaacCAGAGGAAacgaaaaaaaacagaacactCTGTCTCTCTGAAGATATGCGAAAACCGAAACAGAGCAGGCTCAGTGACCTCACTGGTTTTGATGGTGGtgggcttcttcttcttctcctaaTTGCCCCTGTTGGGTTTCTGTATTGCTGTTTTGAATACTACTCACAGCTTCATCAAGATGCTGGGCTCCCAATTcctctttcattttctcagAAGAACTCTCTTCTTTATCTCCATCTTTACTCTCTCCCTGTTCATCAACAACGTGCTTATCAGCACCAAAGGAAGTAACTTTAGAGCACAATGAAACAGGAGTCGCCAAAAAAGTTGCGTTCTCATTTCCAGCCATTATCACCAAAATCTTCTCTTCAGAAACCTTCGCTGTCTTGCCAGACTCATCGCCTTGATCTTTCTCATCACCACCGCCACTCTCCAAGTCCCTTTCGCCTCCTTCTCTGTCTTCCAATCGGCTCGAAAGCTTCCAGTAAGAGCAGGCCAGGATCAACAGAGCGAACGCAATAAGACCCAGCATCGCTGCCAGGCCTCCGAAGAGGTATGGCACCGGAGAGTGCCATGGCGAGCGCTGCTGCTGAACAGCCATGGCTGGTGTTGGCGGCAATGATTCCAATGAAGAttttgttgctgttgttgcAGAGATGGCAGTTAAggttctcattttttttaatttttttttccttttggggtTTCTTGAGGTTGAGGGTGAGAGGAAGGTTTTGAGTAGATGAAAAGAAGGTGAGGAATTTGAGCTTGTGAAAATGGAGGTGGTAGGCTATTGTATTTATAGCAGGGGAAAAGTATTTGTCTCCCTGTTACCCTTTCTTTATTGGGGTCACGGATTTGtccctgtttttttttttttgttgtaaacAACAAGGTGCACTGTTTCACACCCGGATCCTGCTGTTGGATCATTATGTGTGAATGTGCCTCAAAAATATTCGGACCAGTGGCAAGTATGAACTCATCAAAGTTCTCTTTCCGGTCTCTTATGTTGTCAAACGATGAATCCGAATCATTTATCAAAATAACTCTTGTAATAACATAAAACATAAGTGTCCGTTCCGTGACATAAGTCTAATAATAACCATTTCaacatttgattttattgattAGACCCAGACAACATATAGTGGTGCTGCCAATGCCATGTACTAGAAGAAAGAATATCATAAGGTAAGGTGTATTTTATACAGGTGGTGCCTATTGCTGAAGTAATCAAACTCTCTTGGCCAATGAGCTTGTTGGGCAATGATTTAAATTGTCATTTCACAAGATGGGTTAAGACATGCTTAATCTAAGAGAATAGATATGTTACCTTGATAAAAGTGGGGTACTTGGAAGAACATAATTAGCAACAGTGAAAATTGTACtctttgctttattttttattttttattttttattttctgttgtGTCGTGGGATAAAGAATATATAATGTTATTCTATGAGCCTCCACTAATTGGATCTAGAAGGGAATGTTTTGGGTGGGGTGATGTAATTAAGCAATTTTCACTGTTtggaattattattttttaaattgaaggcAAAGTccaactaataataatataggCTGCTAGAGTTGTGGTTGCTTCTTTTGCTTTGGGTCCATATCTGAAGGCACAGTAAAAATGCACTGAGCTTAATTGGTGTGAGGGGAGATTTGTGTATCCAAAGAGGACATCAATCATTGGATAATTGCAAAACTAATTGTGgcctctctcttcttcctttgcATTGCATCACTTGCTTAATTAGTAATCTGATTGATAATCATGTTTCATCCGTAGCATCAAAGCCTCGAATAGCCTCGCTTACCTTGAATATGACAAAGCGTACCATAACATGCCACTTTTCTGCTGGTAATCCACTTGAAAAAAGAGATTTTGAGGAGCAATTTGGTGGCTAAGGTCATATTCATATTTAGTTTGGGCTATACCAGTATCATTTAATGATAAGCAAATAATGCCAGACCAGCATTAAAATAAATGGATAGGTTTGGCAGATATTTGTGAGCTG
The window above is part of the Prunus dulcis chromosome 1, ALMONDv2, whole genome shotgun sequence genome. Proteins encoded here:
- the LOC117614870 gene encoding protein GLUTAMINE DUMPER 5-like, producing MRTLTAISATTATKSSLESLPPTPAMAVQQQRSPWHSPVPYLFGGLAAMLGLIAFALLILACSYWKLSSRLEDREGGERDLESGGGDEKDQGDESGKTAKVSEEKILVIMAGNENATFLATPVSLCSKVTSFGADKHVVDEQGESKDGDKEESSSEKMKEELGAQHLDEAVSSIQNSNTETQQGQLGEEEEAHHHQNQ
- the LOC117633231 gene encoding protein BOLA4, chloroplastic/mitochondrial isoform X1; the protein is MAAKTMMVRPYVLSASALSRALPYLFAGLRKKQLVFETQSIRLVNSTASSNECRNNLRLEQYGGLRRFSARATNFNNAGTFDSPLMQSMENKIKEQLNAESVSVKDASGDGRHVSIDVISSSFEGQSAVNRQRMVYKAIWEELQTTVHAVDQMTTKTPSEVSPQK
- the LOC117633231 gene encoding protein BOLA4, chloroplastic/mitochondrial isoform X2, which encodes MAAKTMMVRPYVLSASALSRALPYLFAGLRKKQLVFETQSIRLVNSTASSNECRNNLRLEQYGGLRRFSARATNFNNAGTFDSPLMQSMENKIKEQLNAESVSVKDASGDGRHVSIDVISSSFEGQSAVNRQRMVYKAIWEELQTTVHAVDQMTTKTPSEVSPQK